One Solanum pennellii chromosome 9, SPENNV200 DNA segment encodes these proteins:
- the LOC107029590 gene encoding nucleomorphin produces MDSGSLYSNMGPGMLGLEMSLHHQIPQQNTHHHLHQQPPPPPHPQPPPHHHPMVSFAHQENNDNQQQTLRQVFPFGNNKAKNQSLNFSDDDEPVPGVSADNNSTDDGKRNGNKTCPWQRMKWTDNMVRLLIMVVYYIGDEVGSEGNNNNDSSGKKKGGSGGGGGVGVLQKKGKWKSVSRAMMERGFYVSPQQCEDKFNDLNKRYKRVNDILGKGTSCRVVENQKLLETMDHLSPKMKEEVKKLLNSKHLFFREMCAYHNSCGHNGGSGSGVANPQAHQNLSEQQQQQQRCLHSSENTNPRIGASLVVGSKMPKGGENDEENEDEEDEDEDEEDDDDEVSGARGGHEHDHQSHEEEDDDMDERSRKRQRKLGTSSPMVQQLSTELANVVQDRGRSPLEKMQWMKTKMMQLEEQHVSYLCQAFELQKQRLKWKKFISKKEREMERDKLINERKKLENERMVLLLKQKELELLDYHQHHPNNNHRNSDPSSVTG; encoded by the coding sequence aTGGATTCTGGTAGTTTATATTCAAATATGGGTCCTGGTATGTTGGGATTAGAAATGTCATTGCATCATCAAATCCCTCAACAGAACACTCACCATCACTTGCATCAACAACCTCCACCTCCACCTCACCCCCAGCCCCCACCCCACCACCACCCCATGGTTTCATTTGCAcatcaagaaaataatgataACCAACAACAAACATTGAGGCAAGTTTTTCCATTTGGTAACAACAAGGCTAAAAATCAAAGCTTGAATTTTAGTGATGATGATGAACCTGTTCCTGGTGTTAGTGCTGACAATAATAGTACTGATGATGGTAAAAGGAATGGTAATAAAACTTGTCCTTGGCAAAGAATGAAGTGGACTGATAATATGGTTAGGTTGTTGATTATGGTGGTCTATTATATTGGTGATGAAGTTGGTTCTGAAGGGAATAACAACAATGATTCAAGTGGAAAAAAGAAAGGTGGTagtggtgggggtgggggtgtaGGGGTTTTGCAAAAAAAGGGGAAATGGAAATCAGTTTCTAGAGCTATGATGGAAAGGGGTTTTTATGTGTCTCCACAACAATGTGAAGACAAATTCAATGACTTGAATAAAAGGTACAAGAGGGTTAATGACATTCTTGGAAAAGGTACTTCTTGTAGAGTTGTGGAGAATCAAAAGTTGCTTGAAACAATGGATCATTTATCAccaaaaatgaaagaagaggTGAAGAAGTTGTTGAATTCTAAGCACTTGTTTTTTAGAGAAATGTGTGCTTATCATAATAGTTGTGGTCATAATGGTGGTAGTGGGAGTGGAGTTGCTAATCCACAAGCTCATCAAAACCTATCagagcagcaacaacagcaacagagGTGTTTGCATTCATCAGAAAATACAAATCCAAGAATTGGTGCTAGTTTAGTAGTAGGGTCTAAAATGCCAAAAGGGGGGGAAAATGACGAGGAGAACGAGGACGAGGAGGATGAGGATGAAGATGAGGAGGATGACGATGATGAGGTGTCTGGTGCAAGAGGAGGACACGAACACGACCATCAGAGCCACGAAGAGGAGGACGATGACATGGATGAAAGATCAAGAAAGAGGCAAAGAAAGTTGGGAACTTCATCACCAATGGTACAACAATTGAGTACTGAATTGGCTAATGTAGTCCAAGATAGAGGGAGGAGTCCACTTGAGAAGATGCAATGGATGAAAACTAAAATGATGCAATTAGAAGAACAACATGTTAGCTATTTGTGTCAAGCATTTGAGCTCCAAAAGCAAAGGTTGAAATGGAAGAAGTTTATAAGCAAGAAGGAGAGGGAAATGGAAAGGGATAAACTAATCAATGAGAGGAAAAAATTGGAGAATGAAAGAATGGTGCTTTTGTTGAAACAAAAAGAGCTTGAACTTCTTGATTATCATCAACACCATCCAAACAATAACCATAGGAATAGTGACCCTTCTTCTGTTACTGGATGa